A part of Streptococcus porcinus genomic DNA contains:
- the adhE gene encoding bifunctional acetaldehyde-CoA/alcohol dehydrogenase, with the protein MVETKLTPEQKLEEAQKHVDELVQKGLVALNEFRKLNQEQVDYIVAKASVAALDAHGILAMHAFEETGRGVFEDKATKNLFACEHVVNNMRHTKTVGIIEEDDTTGLTLIAEPVGVICGVTPTTNPTSTAIFKSLIALKTRNPIVFGFHPSAQESSAHAAQIVRDAAIAAGAPENCIQWITKPSMEATGALMNHDGIATILATGGNAMVRAAYSCGKPALGVGAGNVPAYVEKSANIRQAAHDIVMSKSFDNGMVCASEQAVIIDKEIYDNFVEEFKSYKTYFVNKKEKALLEEFCFGVKSNSKDCAGAKLNADIVGKPAAWIAEQAGFKVPEGTNILAAECAEVGVKEPLTREKLSPVIAVLKSDSTEDGLKKARQMVEFNGLGHSAAIHTKDEELAKRFGTEMKAMRIIWNSPSTFGGIGDVYNAFIPSLTLGCGSYGRNSVGDNVSAINLLNIKKVGRRRNNMQWFKVPSKTYFERDSIQYLQKARDVERVMIVTDHAMVELGFLNKIIEQLDLRRNKVVYQIFADVEPDPDISTVQKGTELMRTFKPDTIIALGGGSPMDAAKVMWLFYEQPEVDFRDLVQKFMDIRKRAFKFPELGKKTKFIAIPTTSGTGSEVTPFAVISDKQNNRKYPIADYSLTPTIAIVDPALVLTVPGFIAADTGMDVLTHATEAYVSQLANDFTDGLALQAIKIVFENLERSVKEADFESREKMHNASTMAGMAFANAFLGMSHSMAHKIGGVHHTIHGRTNAILLPYVVRYNGTRPAKTSTWPKYNYWKADEKYQDIARMLGLPCSTPEEAVASYAQAIYDLGERVGIKMNFKDQGIDEKEWMDSLNEIALLAYEDQCSPANPRLPLVADMKEIMADAYYGYGERPGRLK; encoded by the coding sequence ATGGTTGAAACAAAATTAACACCTGAACAAAAGCTTGAAGAGGCACAAAAGCATGTTGATGAGTTGGTTCAAAAAGGGCTTGTCGCTTTAAATGAATTTAGAAAACTCAATCAAGAGCAGGTGGACTATATCGTAGCTAAAGCTTCTGTTGCAGCCCTTGACGCTCACGGAATTCTTGCAATGCACGCTTTTGAAGAAACTGGCCGAGGTGTTTTTGAAGATAAAGCAACTAAAAACTTGTTTGCTTGTGAGCATGTTGTTAATAATATGCGTCATACCAAAACAGTTGGAATTATTGAAGAAGATGATACTACTGGTTTAACCTTAATTGCTGAACCGGTAGGGGTTATCTGTGGGGTTACTCCAACAACAAATCCGACTTCGACAGCAATCTTTAAATCACTGATTGCTTTGAAAACTCGTAATCCAATTGTCTTTGGATTCCACCCATCAGCTCAAGAGTCTTCAGCTCACGCAGCACAAATCGTCCGTGATGCAGCTATTGCAGCGGGTGCTCCTGAAAACTGTATCCAGTGGATTACAAAACCATCTATGGAAGCTACTGGAGCTTTGATGAATCACGATGGTATTGCAACAATACTTGCAACTGGTGGTAATGCCATGGTTCGTGCAGCGTACTCATGCGGAAAACCTGCACTTGGTGTAGGAGCCGGTAACGTTCCTGCTTATGTGGAAAAATCAGCAAATATTCGTCAGGCTGCACATGATATTGTTATGTCTAAATCATTTGATAATGGTATGGTTTGTGCTTCTGAACAAGCTGTTATCATCGATAAAGAAATTTACGATAACTTTGTTGAAGAATTTAAATCATACAAAACTTATTTTGTTAATAAAAAAGAGAAAGCCCTTCTTGAAGAATTCTGTTTTGGCGTTAAATCAAATAGCAAAGATTGTGCTGGTGCCAAATTGAATGCTGATATCGTAGGGAAACCAGCAGCTTGGATTGCTGAACAAGCAGGTTTTAAAGTTCCAGAGGGAACAAATATTTTAGCAGCTGAATGTGCAGAAGTTGGTGTTAAAGAGCCTTTAACTCGTGAAAAGCTTTCTCCAGTTATTGCTGTGCTTAAGTCTGATTCAACTGAAGATGGTCTCAAAAAAGCTCGTCAAATGGTTGAATTCAACGGGCTTGGTCACTCAGCTGCAATTCATACTAAAGATGAAGAACTTGCTAAGCGTTTTGGAACAGAAATGAAAGCAATGCGTATCATTTGGAATTCACCTTCAACATTTGGTGGTATTGGTGACGTTTATAATGCATTTATCCCATCATTAACCTTAGGATGTGGCTCATATGGACGTAACTCAGTAGGTGATAATGTTAGTGCTATCAACCTCTTAAATATCAAAAAAGTAGGAAGACGTAGAAATAATATGCAATGGTTTAAAGTTCCTTCAAAAACATACTTCGAACGTGATTCTATTCAATATTTACAAAAAGCACGCGATGTTGAACGTGTTATGATTGTAACGGACCATGCAATGGTTGAGCTTGGTTTCTTAAATAAAATTATTGAACAACTTGATCTTCGTCGGAATAAGGTTGTTTACCAAATTTTTGCAGATGTTGAACCTGATCCAGATATCTCAACTGTTCAAAAAGGTACTGAATTAATGCGTACCTTTAAACCTGATACGATTATTGCACTTGGTGGTGGCTCACCAATGGATGCCGCTAAGGTAATGTGGTTATTCTACGAGCAGCCAGAAGTTGATTTCCGTGATCTGGTTCAAAAATTCATGGATATCCGTAAACGCGCCTTTAAATTCCCTGAACTTGGTAAGAAAACAAAATTCATTGCTATTCCAACAACTTCAGGTACTGGTTCAGAAGTAACACCATTTGCCGTTATCTCTGATAAGCAAAATAACCGTAAATACCCTATTGCTGATTACTCATTAACACCAACTATTGCTATTGTTGACCCAGCATTAGTACTAACAGTTCCTGGATTTATTGCTGCAGATACTGGTATGGATGTCTTGACGCATGCAACAGAAGCTTATGTATCACAATTAGCTAATGACTTTACAGATGGTCTTGCACTTCAAGCAATTAAAATTGTCTTTGAAAATCTAGAACGCTCTGTTAAAGAGGCTGACTTTGAGTCTCGTGAAAAAATGCATAATGCTTCAACGATGGCTGGTATGGCTTTTGCAAATGCATTCCTAGGGATGAGCCACTCAATGGCGCATAAAATTGGAGGAGTACATCACACTATTCACGGTCGTACCAATGCCATCCTTCTTCCATACGTTGTTCGTTACAATGGTACTCGTCCAGCTAAAACGTCAACTTGGCCAAAATATAACTACTGGAAAGCAGATGAAAAATATCAAGATATTGCTCGTATGTTAGGTTTACCATGTTCAACTCCGGAAGAAGCAGTAGCTTCTTATGCTCAGGCTATTTATGACTTGGGTGAACGTGTTGGTATCAAGATGAACTTTAAAGATCAAGGTATTGACGAAAAAGAGTGGATGGACAGTTTAAATGAAATTGCGCTTCTTGCTTATGAAGATCAATGTTCACCAGCAAATCCACGCTTACCATTAGTGGCTGATATGAAAGAAATTATGGCTGATGCTTATTATGGTTATGGTGAAAGACCAGGTCGTCTCAAATAA
- the thrC gene encoding threonine synthase yields MGLIYQSTRDANNRVSASQAILNGLASDGGLFTPLEMPKLDLNFDKLKDATYQEVAKLVMSAFFDDFTEEELDHCIVAAYNQKFDTTEIAPLVTLKDYHNLELFHGSTIAFKDMALSILPHLLTIAAKKQGVSNKVVILTATSGDTGKAAMAGFADVPGTEIIVFYPKNGVSKIQELQMTTQKGGNVHVVAIDGNFDDAQTDVKRMFNDSLLAKKLLAKGMQLSSANSMNIGRLIPQVVYYVYAYAQLVKKHSIVDGDLINIVVPTGNFGNILAAYYAKEIGVPIAKLICASNENNVLTDFFESQVYDKKREFKVTSSPSMDILVSSNLERLIFHLLGNDAEKTKALMDDLVTNGQYRLEAVEQEILTIFEAGFATEAETETEIKTIFEANGYVIDPHTAVASSVYRRYYQETGDINPTVLASTASPYKFPRVVVESINGQTLSDDFEAVKQLEVISKVAIPDAVKALNQAPILHKTLVETKDMQSAVENYLGV; encoded by the coding sequence ATGGGATTAATTTATCAATCAACACGTGACGCTAATAATCGTGTAAGCGCTAGTCAGGCTATTCTTAACGGGCTTGCCAGTGATGGAGGCTTGTTTACACCATTAGAAATGCCGAAGCTTGACTTGAATTTTGACAAACTAAAGGATGCAACTTATCAAGAAGTAGCAAAGTTAGTTATGTCAGCCTTTTTTGATGATTTTACAGAAGAAGAGCTAGATCATTGCATCGTTGCAGCTTATAATCAAAAGTTTGACACTACTGAAATAGCCCCTCTTGTGACTCTTAAAGACTATCACAATTTGGAATTGTTTCATGGTTCAACCATTGCTTTTAAAGATATGGCCTTGTCAATTTTGCCACACTTATTAACAATAGCGGCCAAAAAGCAGGGGGTCTCAAATAAAGTTGTGATTTTAACTGCAACTTCTGGAGATACAGGTAAGGCAGCGATGGCTGGTTTTGCGGATGTCCCTGGAACGGAGATTATTGTTTTCTATCCTAAAAATGGTGTCAGCAAGATTCAAGAATTACAGATGACAACCCAAAAAGGGGGTAATGTCCATGTGGTGGCTATTGATGGTAATTTTGATGATGCCCAGACAGATGTTAAGCGTATGTTTAATGATTCTCTTTTGGCTAAGAAATTATTGGCAAAAGGGATGCAACTCTCTTCAGCGAACTCCATGAATATCGGGCGCTTAATTCCTCAAGTGGTTTACTATGTGTATGCTTATGCGCAACTGGTAAAAAAGCACAGCATTGTAGATGGTGATTTGATTAATATTGTGGTTCCAACTGGTAACTTTGGTAATATCTTAGCAGCTTATTATGCTAAAGAAATAGGGGTACCGATAGCTAAATTGATTTGTGCCTCAAATGAAAATAATGTCTTGACAGATTTTTTTGAGAGCCAAGTTTATGATAAGAAACGGGAGTTTAAGGTAACAAGTAGTCCGTCAATGGATATTTTGGTATCATCTAATTTGGAACGTTTGATTTTTCATCTGCTAGGTAATGATGCTGAGAAAACGAAGGCTTTGATGGACGACTTAGTAACTAATGGTCAATATCGCTTAGAAGCTGTTGAGCAGGAAATCTTAACTATTTTTGAAGCAGGATTTGCAACAGAAGCTGAAACCGAAACTGAGATTAAGACTATTTTTGAAGCTAATGGCTACGTTATTGATCCTCACACAGCGGTTGCTTCATCAGTTTATCGACGCTACTATCAAGAGACTGGAGATATTAATCCGACAGTTCTGGCGTCTACAGCCAGTCCGTACAAGTTTCCAAGAGTGGTAGTCGAATCTATTAATGGTCAAACTTTATCGGACGATTTTGAAGCTGTAAAACAATTAGAAGTGATATCTAAAGTTGCTATTCCAGATGCGGTGAAAGCTCTTAATCAAGCACCTATTTTACATAAGACACTGGTTGAAACCAAGGATATGCAAAGTGCGGTTGAGAATTATTTAGGAGTCTAA
- a CDS encoding MATE family efflux transporter encodes MNVLNRKKILRIALPAMVENLLQMLMGFVDNFLVAQISLIAVSGVAMANNVITVYQALFIALSSAISSLLARSIGQNDETKEIEYMAKAIMVTLLLSLLLGLFNLFLGSFTLRLLGANGDLVKIGYKYLSVVGGMILSLGLLTSLGTIVRVHGMSKLPMHVSFLTNILNAILSSLSIYLFHFGIMGVAWSTVFSRLIGIIVLASFLPIKKIIKSMTLKIDWEMFSLALPAAGERLMMRLGDLLILTIIVHFGTEVLAGNAIGETISQFNYMPGMAVATASVILVANLVGSQKEDQIHLFIRDAFMLSTLVMVLFSFLIFLSTPLLVPLFTVNHQAYKAAEVVLLFSLLSAPATSGTLVYTALWQGLGNAKLPFYATSIGMWLIRIIVGYLLGIQFKFGLEGVWLATALDNLTRWLILKRVYDKRKSFNVN; translated from the coding sequence ATGAATGTGTTAAATAGAAAGAAGATTCTAAGGATAGCCTTGCCAGCGATGGTGGAAAATCTTTTGCAAATGTTGATGGGCTTTGTTGATAACTTTTTGGTCGCACAAATCTCGTTAATAGCAGTCTCTGGCGTGGCTATGGCTAATAATGTGATTACGGTTTACCAGGCACTTTTCATTGCTCTTAGCTCAGCTATATCTAGTCTTTTGGCACGCAGTATTGGTCAAAATGACGAGACTAAAGAAATAGAATATATGGCCAAGGCTATCATGGTAACCCTGTTACTGTCCCTTTTGTTAGGTCTATTTAATCTTTTTCTGGGATCTTTTACTCTTAGGTTGCTTGGTGCTAATGGTGACCTTGTCAAAATTGGTTACAAATATCTTTCTGTTGTTGGGGGAATGATTCTTAGTTTAGGCTTATTGACTAGTCTAGGTACCATTGTAAGAGTGCATGGGATGAGTAAACTACCTATGCACGTTAGTTTTTTGACTAATATTTTAAATGCTATATTATCTTCTTTATCAATTTATCTTTTTCACTTTGGTATTATGGGTGTAGCTTGGTCTACGGTTTTTTCTAGACTGATTGGTATTATTGTTTTAGCAAGTTTTCTTCCTATTAAAAAGATAATAAAGTCAATGACCCTAAAAATTGATTGGGAGATGTTCTCACTAGCACTACCAGCGGCTGGTGAGCGTTTGATGATGCGTCTTGGAGATTTGCTGATTTTAACGATTATTGTTCATTTTGGAACGGAAGTCTTAGCTGGAAATGCAATAGGTGAAACCATTAGTCAGTTTAACTATATGCCGGGGATGGCAGTAGCGACAGCTTCGGTGATTCTGGTGGCTAATCTTGTAGGAAGTCAAAAAGAAGATCAGATTCACTTATTTATTAGAGATGCATTTATGTTATCTACTTTGGTAATGGTTCTCTTTAGTTTTCTTATTTTTCTATCTACTCCTTTATTAGTCCCCTTATTTACAGTTAATCATCAGGCTTATAAGGCTGCTGAAGTTGTACTTCTTTTTTCGCTACTGAGTGCACCGGCTACTTCAGGGACGTTGGTTTACACAGCTTTATGGCAAGGACTGGGAAATGCTAAGTTACCTTTTTATGCGACAAGTATTGGGATGTGGCTTATTAGAATTATAGTTGGCTACTTACTTGGAATTCAGTTTAAGTTTGGTTTAGAAGGAGTATGGTTAGCAACAGCCTTGGATAATTTGACAAGATGGTTAATTCTAAAAAGAGTATATGATAAAAGAAAAAGTTTCAATGTAAATTGA
- the rpsJ gene encoding 30S ribosomal protein S10 — translation MANKKIRIRLKAYEHRTLDTAAEKIVETATRTGATVAGPVPLPTERSLYTIIRATHKYKDSREQFEMRTHKRLIDIVNPTQKTVDALMKLDLPSGVNVEIKL, via the coding sequence ATGGCAAATAAAAAAATCCGTATCCGTTTGAAAGCGTACGAACACCGTACTCTTGATACAGCGGCAGAAAAAATCGTTGAAACTGCAACACGTACAGGTGCAACAGTAGCTGGACCTGTTCCACTTCCAACAGAACGCAGTCTTTACACAATTATTCGTGCGACTCACAAATATAAGGACTCTCGCGAACAATTTGAAATGCGTACTCACAAACGTCTTATCGACATTGTGAATCCAACTCAAAAAACTGTGGACGCTCTTATGAAGCTGGACTTACCAAGTGGTGTTAACGTAGAAATCAAATTATAA
- the rplC gene encoding 50S ribosomal protein L3, with protein sequence MTKGILGKKVGMTQIFTESGEFIPVTVIEATPNVVLQVKTVETDGYEAVQVGFDDKREVLSNKPAKGHVAKANTAPKRFIREFKNIEGLEVGAEITVDTFEAGDVVDVTGTSKGKGFQGVIKRHGQSRGPMAHGSRYHRRPGSMGPVAPNRVFKNKHLAGRMGGNRVTIQNLEIVQVIPEKNVILIKGNVPGAKKSLITIKSAVKAAK encoded by the coding sequence ATGACAAAAGGAATCTTAGGGAAAAAAGTGGGAATGACTCAAATCTTCACTGAATCAGGTGAATTTATCCCTGTTACTGTCATCGAAGCAACTCCAAACGTTGTGCTTCAAGTTAAAACCGTTGAAACAGATGGTTATGAAGCAGTACAAGTTGGTTTTGATGACAAACGCGAAGTATTGAGCAACAAACCTGCCAAAGGCCATGTAGCAAAAGCTAACACAGCTCCTAAGCGCTTCATTCGTGAATTCAAAAACATTGAAGGCTTAGAAGTTGGTGCAGAAATCACTGTTGATACATTTGAAGCTGGAGATGTCGTTGATGTAACGGGTACTTCAAAAGGTAAAGGTTTCCAAGGTGTTATCAAACGTCACGGTCAATCACGCGGACCTATGGCTCATGGTTCTCGTTACCATCGTCGTCCAGGTTCAATGGGACCTGTTGCGCCTAACCGTGTTTTCAAAAATAAACACTTAGCAGGACGTATGGGTGGAAACCGTGTTACAATTCAAAATCTTGAAATTGTACAAGTAATTCCAGAGAAAAACGTTATCCTCATCAAGGGTAATGTACCAGGTGCTAAGAAATCTCTTATCACTATCAAATCAGCAGTTAAAGCTGCTAAATAA
- the rplD gene encoding 50S ribosomal protein L4, with protein MANVKLFDQTGKEVSSVELNDAIFGIEPNESVVFDVVISQRASLRQGTHAVKNRSAVSGGGRKPWRQKGTGRARQGSIRSPQWRGGGIVFGPTPRSYGYKLPQKVRRLALKSVYSAKVAEDKFVAVEGLSFAAPKTAEFAKVLSALSIDTKVLVIVEEGNEFAALSARNLPNVKVATATTASVLDIVNSDKLLVTKEAISTIEEVLA; from the coding sequence ATGGCAAACGTAAAACTATTTGACCAAACTGGTAAAGAAGTTAGTTCAGTTGAATTAAACGATGCTATCTTCGGTATCGAACCAAACGAATCAGTTGTCTTTGATGTTGTAATCAGCCAACGGGCTAGCCTTCGCCAAGGTACTCATGCGGTTAAAAACCGTTCAGCAGTATCTGGTGGTGGTCGTAAACCATGGCGTCAAAAAGGAACTGGACGTGCTCGTCAAGGTTCTATCCGTTCACCACAATGGCGTGGTGGTGGAATTGTCTTCGGACCAACTCCACGCTCATACGGATACAAACTTCCCCAAAAAGTTCGTCGCCTTGCTTTGAAATCAGTTTACTCAGCAAAAGTTGCTGAAGATAAATTTGTAGCTGTAGAAGGCCTTTCATTTGCAGCACCAAAAACTGCTGAATTTGCAAAAGTTCTTTCAGCGCTAAGTATCGATACAAAAGTACTTGTTATCGTTGAAGAAGGAAATGAATTTGCAGCATTATCTGCTCGTAACCTTCCAAACGTTAAAGTTGCAACTGCAACAACTGCAAGTGTTCTTGATATTGTAAATAGCGATAAACTTCTTGTTACTAAAGAAGCAATCTCTACAATTGAGGAGGTTCTTGCATAA
- a CDS encoding 50S ribosomal protein L23, producing the protein MNLYDVIKKPVITEKSMYALEEGKYTFEVDTRAHKLLIKQAIEAAFEGVKVANVNTVNVKPKAKRVGRYTGFTSKTKKAIVTLTADSKAIELFAAEAE; encoded by the coding sequence ATGAATTTGTATGACGTAATTAAAAAACCAGTTATCACTGAAAAATCAATGTATGCTCTTGAAGAAGGTAAATACACTTTTGAAGTTGATACTCGTGCGCACAAACTCCTTATCAAACAAGCTATTGAAGCTGCATTTGAAGGAGTTAAAGTAGCTAACGTGAATACTGTCAACGTTAAACCAAAAGCAAAACGCGTTGGTCGTTACACAGGCTTCACTTCAAAAACAAAAAAAGCTATCGTCACTCTTACAGCTGATTCTAAAGCAATCGAGTTGTTCGCAGCAGAAGCTGAATAA
- the rplB gene encoding 50S ribosomal protein L2 has translation MGIKVYKPTTNGRRNMTSLDFAEITTSTPEKSLLVSLKNKAGRNNNGRITVRHQGGGHKRHYRVIDFKRNKDGVEAIVKTIEYDPNRTANIALVNYTDGVKAYIIAPKGLEVGQRIVSGPDADIKVGNALPLVNIPVGTVIHNIEMKPGKGGELVRAAGASAQVLGQEGKYVLVRLQSGEVRMILGTCRATIGSVGNEQQSLVNIGKAGRNRWKGIRPTVRGSVMNPNDHPHGGGEGKAPVGRKSPMTPWGKPALGLKTRNKKAKSSKLIVRRRNDK, from the coding sequence GTGGGTATTAAAGTTTATAAACCAACGACAAATGGCCGTCGTAACATGACTTCTTTGGATTTTGCTGAAATTACAACAAGCACGCCTGAGAAATCATTGCTTGTTTCTCTTAAAAACAAAGCTGGTCGTAACAACAATGGTCGTATCACTGTTCGTCACCAAGGTGGCGGTCACAAACGTCATTATCGTGTGATTGACTTCAAACGTAACAAAGATGGCGTTGAAGCAATTGTTAAAACTATCGAGTATGATCCAAACCGCACTGCGAATATTGCATTGGTTAACTACACTGATGGTGTTAAAGCTTACATCATTGCACCAAAAGGTCTTGAAGTAGGTCAACGTATCGTTTCAGGTCCAGATGCTGATATTAAAGTTGGTAATGCTTTGCCACTTGTTAATATCCCAGTTGGTACAGTTATCCATAACATCGAAATGAAACCTGGTAAAGGTGGAGAACTTGTTCGTGCAGCTGGAGCTTCTGCTCAAGTATTGGGTCAAGAAGGTAAATATGTGCTTGTTCGTCTTCAATCAGGCGAAGTACGTATGATTCTTGGAACATGTCGTGCAACAATTGGTTCAGTTGGTAATGAGCAACAATCACTTGTTAACATTGGTAAAGCAGGACGTAACCGTTGGAAAGGAATCCGCCCAACAGTTCGTGGTTCTGTAATGAACCCTAACGATCACCCACACGGTGGTGGTGAAGGTAAAGCGCCAGTTGGACGTAAATCACCAATGACACCATGGGGCAAACCAGCACTTGGTCTTAAAACTCGTAATAAGAAAGCAAAATCTAGCAAGCTTATCGTACGTCGTCGTAACGATAAATAG
- the rpsS gene encoding 30S ribosomal protein S19, giving the protein MGRSLKKGPFVDEHLMKKVEAQANDEKKKVIKTWSRRSTIFPSFIGYTIAVYDGRKHVPVYIQEDMVGHKLGEFAPTRTYKGHAADDKKTRR; this is encoded by the coding sequence ATGGGACGTAGTCTTAAAAAAGGACCTTTCGTCGATGAGCATTTGATGAAAAAAGTTGAAGCTCAGGCAAATGACGAAAAGAAAAAAGTAATTAAAACTTGGTCACGTCGTTCAACGATTTTCCCAAGCTTTATCGGATATACAATCGCAGTTTATGATGGACGTAAACATGTACCTGTTTACATTCAAGAGGACATGGTAGGTCACAAACTTGGTGAATTCGCACCAACTCGTACTTACAAAGGTCACGCAGCTGACGACAAGAAAACACGTCGTTAA
- the rplV gene encoding 50S ribosomal protein L22 produces MAEITSAKAMARTVRVSPRKTRLVLDLIRGKNVADAIAILKFTPNKAARVIEKTLNSAIANAENNFGLEKANLVVSETFANEGPTMKRFRPRAKGSASPINKRTTHVTVVVSEK; encoded by the coding sequence ATGGCAGAAATTACTTCAGCTAAAGCAATGGCTCGTACAGTCCGTGTTTCACCTCGTAAAACACGTTTAGTACTTGATCTTATCCGTGGTAAGAACGTTGCTGACGCAATCGCAATCTTAAAATTCACTCCAAACAAAGCAGCTCGTGTTATTGAGAAAACTCTTAACTCAGCAATTGCTAATGCAGAGAATAACTTTGGTTTGGAAAAAGCTAACTTGGTAGTATCTGAAACATTCGCAAATGAAGGACCTACAATGAAACGTTTCCGTCCGCGTGCGAAAGGTTCAGCTTCACCAATCAATAAACGTACAACTCACGTAACAGTAGTTGTATCAGAAAAATAA
- the rpsC gene encoding 30S ribosomal protein S3, with translation MGQKVHPIGMRVGIIRDWDAKWYAEKEYADYLHEDLSIRKFIQKELAEASVSTIEIERAINKVIVSLHTAKPGMVIGKGGANVDTLRAQLNKLTGKQVHINIIEIKSPDLDAHLVGENIARQLEQRVAFRRAQKQAIQRTMRAGAKGIKTQVSGRLNGADIARAEGYSEGTVPLHTLRADIDYAWEEADTTYGKLGVKVWIYRGEVLPARKNTKGGK, from the coding sequence GTGGGTCAAAAAGTACATCCAATTGGTATGCGTGTCGGGATCATCCGTGACTGGGATGCAAAATGGTATGCTGAAAAAGAATACGCGGATTACCTTCATGAAGATCTTTCAATCCGTAAATTCATTCAAAAAGAATTAGCAGAAGCATCAGTTTCTACAATTGAAATTGAACGTGCTATCAATAAAGTTATCGTTTCATTACATACTGCAAAACCAGGTATGGTTATCGGTAAAGGTGGAGCAAATGTTGATACGCTTCGTGCTCAACTTAACAAATTAACTGGAAAACAAGTTCATATCAACATTATTGAAATCAAATCACCAGATCTTGATGCTCATCTTGTTGGTGAAAATATTGCTCGTCAACTTGAGCAACGTGTTGCTTTCCGTCGTGCTCAAAAACAAGCGATCCAACGTACAATGCGTGCTGGAGCTAAAGGGATTAAAACTCAGGTTTCAGGTCGTTTGAACGGTGCAGATATTGCCCGTGCTGAAGGATATTCAGAAGGAACTGTTCCTCTTCACACACTTCGTGCGGATATCGACTACGCTTGGGAAGAAGCAGACACTACATATGGTAAACTTGGTGTTAAAGTTTGGATCTATCGTGGTGAAGTTCTTCCGGCTCGTAAAAACACTAAAGGAGGCAAATAA
- the rplP gene encoding 50S ribosomal protein L16, with translation MLVPKRVKHRREFRGKMRGEAKGGKEVSFGEYGLQATTSSWITNRQIEAARIAMTRYMKRGGKVWIKIFPHKSYTAKAIGVRMGSGKGAPEGWVSPVKRGKVMFEIAGVSEEVAREAFRLAGHKLPVKVKFVKREAE, from the coding sequence ATGTTAGTACCTAAACGTGTTAAACACCGTCGTGAGTTCCGTGGGAAAATGCGTGGTGAAGCAAAAGGTGGAAAAGAAGTATCATTTGGTGAATACGGTCTTCAAGCTACAACTAGCTCATGGATTACAAACCGCCAAATCGAAGCTGCTCGTATCGCAATGACTCGTTATATGAAACGTGGTGGTAAAGTTTGGATCAAAATTTTCCCTCATAAATCTTACACTGCTAAAGCTATCGGGGTTCGTATGGGTTCTGGTAAAGGTGCACCTGAAGGATGGGTATCACCAGTTAAACGTGGTAAAGTGATGTTCGAAATCGCTGGTGTTTCTGAAGAAGTTGCACGTGAAGCATTCCGTCTTGCTGGCCATAAATTACCAGTTAAAGTTAAATTCGTAAAACGCGAAGCAGAATAA
- the rpmC gene encoding 50S ribosomal protein L29, which produces MKLEEIKKFVAELRGLSQEELAKKENELKKELFDLRFQAAAGQLDQTARLNEVKKQIARIKTVQTEMK; this is translated from the coding sequence ATGAAACTTGAAGAAATCAAAAAGTTTGTTGCTGAGCTTCGTGGCTTGTCTCAAGAAGAGCTTGCTAAAAAAGAAAACGAACTCAAGAAAGAACTTTTCGACCTTCGTTTTCAAGCTGCAGCAGGTCAACTTGATCAAACTGCTCGCTTAAACGAAGTTAAAAAGCAAATTGCACGTATTAAAACTGTGCAAACTGAAATGAAGTAA
- the rpsQ gene encoding 30S ribosomal protein S17, which translates to MERNQRKTLVGRVVSDKMDKTITVIVETKRNHPVYGKRINYSKKYKAHDENNLAKEGDIVRIMETRPLSATKRFRLVEVLEKAVII; encoded by the coding sequence ATGGAACGTAATCAACGTAAAACCCTTGTTGGACGTGTCGTATCTGACAAGATGGATAAAACAATCACTGTTATAGTTGAAACAAAACGTAACCACCCAGTCTATGGTAAACGTATCAACTATTCAAAAAAATATAAAGCACATGACGAAAACAACCTTGCTAAAGAAGGCGATATTGTTCGTATCATGGAAACTCGTCCACTATCAGCTACAAAACGTTTCCGTCTTGTAGAGGTATTGGAAAAAGCTGTTATTATCTAA